Proteins encoded in a region of the Zea mays cultivar B73 chromosome 2, Zm-B73-REFERENCE-NAM-5.0, whole genome shotgun sequence genome:
- the LOC103645891 gene encoding uncharacterized protein isoform X1, translating into MPTMASSALRSNRSWAAYIPMEGRVRVGGARVRPCMNRVRGELVWTKLSIWFGEPRPRPDPRGDGAFVPSLTRSGRDSRTHACEPRRRLLCLHDPAAARPLLFLAHPPSPVPSSSLRTRRRRLLLALAHLRPAAERGRTAETRSRSAASSACARRPPRRLVHGGAAADEVGLQGQARCCLLSCFSRTTNITSRHLIVPTTFGSQEVNLAFLYHRSDNPRRLTGLILPPQLAFYSFILALLIFVLFCARHFLYIKAGAKRQRRAYPRCQKNTSSDRQSSLDLSCLALPFPPSQDTSPCLWINVQKSVLKRRPNRD; encoded by the exons ATGCCGACGATGGCGAGTTCTGCGCTGCGATCCAATCGTTCCTGGGCAGCTTATATACCCATGGAGGGCAGAGTCCGTGTGGGAGGCGCTAGGGTCAGGCCCTGCATGAACAGAGTCCGCGGTGAACTCGTGTGGACGAAGCTATCAATTTGGTTTGGTGAGCCACGTCCCCGGCCGgatccgcggggggacggcgctttcgTCCCCAGCCTCACGAGATCGGGAAGGGATTCCCGCACCCACGCTTGTGAACCTCGCCGCCGTCTCCTCTGCCTTCATGACCCCGCCGCCGCCCGTCCCCTGCTCTTCCTCGCGCACCCACCGTCGCCTGTCCCCTCCTCTTCCTTGCGCACCCGCCGTCGCCGCCTCCTACTCGCCCTCGCGCATTTGAGGCCAGCTGCGGAACGAGGTCGGACGGCGGAGACGAGGTCGAGGTCTGCGGCCTCCTCAGCTTGCGCAAGGCGGCCTCCTCGGCGACTCGTGCACGGCGGGGCAGCTGCGGACGAGGTCGGACTGCAGGGACAAGCTCGCTGTTGCCTCCTCAGCTGCTTCTC AAGGACAACTAATATCACTTCCCGACACCTCATCGTTCCGACAACCTTCGGTTCTCAAGAAGTGAATCTTGCATTCTTGTATCACCGATCCGACAACCCCCGACGCCTCACTGGTCTGATACTGCCTCCTCAGCTTGCCTTTTATTCTTTCATTCTTGCCTTGCTGATTTTTGTTCTCTTTTGTGCGCGTCATTTCCTATATATTAAAGCAGGTGCAAAACGGCAACGACGAGCCTATCCACGTTGTCAAAAAAACACATCGTCCGATCGGCAATCATCGCTTGATCTCTCCTGTCTCGCTCTACCCTTCCCTCCGTCTCAGGATACTTCACCCTGTCTCTGGATCAATGTTCAAAAAAGCGTGCTTAAGCGCCGGCCTAATCGTGATTAG
- the LOC103645892 gene encoding putative F-box protein At2g33190 has translation MTTFSKASRLCGAVTMQSKQLWSLLLSRILPKLLGFPGILLKKFRKEGVMELDAAALPELPQDVLMDIFGTLEVPDLIRAGSVCSSWHATYKCLLDLRQYKQPQTPCLFYTCESAGSNVGFLYSLKENRSYKLTLPEPPIRSRLLIGSSNGWLITADERSELHLMNPITGEQVALPSVITIEHVKPIFDASGTIHMYELSYETPPDLFDLGDLRDELYFKAFVFPDPSTTGSYIVVLIHEPYSRLSFARPGDDKWTWVGQGSQYKDCTYVDGLLYTVNYSGEIDAFDFTASPVKMTVIMKELKYPVCENMYIIQAPWGDLLHVWRTLGVPPNAPPWVPGKCLFETLKIQVHKVDLEAKQRVEINRLQCDSVLFLGHNDSLCLSAQVHPELKSNHAYFTDDFKEVTVLFKNCIRDMGVMDLENSVNKEIVSQIWSNWPCPTWITPNLMKLNQAFNR, from the coding sequence ATGACGACCTTTAGCAAGGCTAGCAGGTTGTGTGGTGCAGTGACTATGCAATCAAAACAGTTGTGGAGTCTACTACTCTCGAGAATCTTGCCTAAGCTGCTCGGTTTTCCTGGTATTTTGCTGAAGAAATTCCGAAAGGAAGGTGTGATGGAATTGGATGCTGCTGCATTGCCAGAGCTGCCACAGGATGTGTTGATGGACATCTTTGGTACACTTGAGGTCCCTGACCTCATCCGTGCAGGCTCGGTTTGCTCGTCATGGCATGCTACCTACAAATGCCTGCTCGACCTCAGGCAATACAAGCAACCCCAGACACCATGCTTGTTCTACACTTGTGAATCTGCCGGTAGCAATGTAGGGTTTCTATATAGCCTCAAGGAAAATAGGTCCTACAAGTTAACTCTACCGGAGCCACCCATCCGCAGTAGGTTACTGATCGGGTCCTCCAACGGTTGGTTGATTACTGCAGATGAGAGGTCTGAGCTGCACCTTATGAATCCCATAACTGGAGAACAGGTTGCACTTCCCTCTGTGATTACCATAGAGCATGTGAAGCCAATCTTTGATGCATCAGGTACTATCCATATGTACGAGTTGTCATATGAGACACCACCAGACCTGTTTGATCTCGGCGATCTGCGCGATGAGCTCTACTTCAAGGCATTTGTGTTTCCCGATCCATCCACCACTGGAAGCTACATCGTGGTTCTTATTCACGAGCCATATTCACGGCTTTCGTTTGCACGACCGGGAGATGACAAGTGGACCTGGGTTGGACAAGGTAGCCAATATAAAGACTGCACATATGTGGATGGTCTTTTGTATACAGTGAATTACTCTGGAGAAATTGATGCGTTTGATTTTACCGCGTCCCCTGTTAAAATGACAGTAATTATGAAAGAGCTGAAGTATCCTGTATGTGAAAACATGTACATTATTCAGGCTCCATGGGGTGATCTGTTGCATGTTTGGAGGACTCTTGGCGTTCCACCCAATGCTCCGCCGTGGGTCCCTGGAAAATGCTTGTTCGAAACCTTAAAAATACAAGTGCATAAAGTGGACTTGGAAGCAAAGCAACGGGTGGAAATAAACAGGTTGCAGTGTGATAGTGTTTTATTTCTTGGCCACAACGATTCACTTTGCCTTAGTGCTCAAGTACATCCAGAACTCAAGTCAAATCATGCATACTTCACTGACGATTTTAAAGAAGTGACTGTTTTATTTAAAAATTGCATACGTGATATGGGGGTTATGGACTTGGAAAATAGTGTCAACAAGGAAATTGTCTCTCAAATTTGGTCCAACTGGCCCTGTCCCACTTGGATAACACCCAATCTTATGAAGTTGAATCAGGCATTCAACAGATAG
- the LOC103645891 gene encoding uncharacterized protein isoform X2, which produces MPTMASSALRSNRSWAAYIPMEGRVRVGGARVRPCMNRVRGELVWTKLSIWFGEPRPRPDPRGDGAFVPSLTRSGRDSRTHACEPRRRLLCLHDPAAARPLLFLAHPPSPVPSSSLRTRRRRLLLALAHLRPAAERGRTAETRSRSAASSACARRPPRRLVHGGAAADEVGLQGQARCCLLSCFSRTTNITSRHLIVPTTFGSQEVNLAFLYHRSDNPRRLTAEGLHVAHTHAGHGTLLGVGVISWPATVNRGPIIPGFKVLMDGEKIPKYKLEVEATI; this is translated from the exons ATGCCGACGATGGCGAGTTCTGCGCTGCGATCCAATCGTTCCTGGGCAGCTTATATACCCATGGAGGGCAGAGTCCGTGTGGGAGGCGCTAGGGTCAGGCCCTGCATGAACAGAGTCCGCGGTGAACTCGTGTGGACGAAGCTATCAATTTGGTTTGGTGAGCCACGTCCCCGGCCGgatccgcggggggacggcgctttcgTCCCCAGCCTCACGAGATCGGGAAGGGATTCCCGCACCCACGCTTGTGAACCTCGCCGCCGTCTCCTCTGCCTTCATGACCCCGCCGCCGCCCGTCCCCTGCTCTTCCTCGCGCACCCACCGTCGCCTGTCCCCTCCTCTTCCTTGCGCACCCGCCGTCGCCGCCTCCTACTCGCCCTCGCGCATTTGAGGCCAGCTGCGGAACGAGGTCGGACGGCGGAGACGAGGTCGAGGTCTGCGGCCTCCTCAGCTTGCGCAAGGCGGCCTCCTCGGCGACTCGTGCACGGCGGGGCAGCTGCGGACGAGGTCGGACTGCAGGGACAAGCTCGCTGTTGCCTCCTCAGCTGCTTCTC AAGGACAACTAATATCACTTCCCGACACCTCATCGTTCCGACAACCTTCGGTTCTCAAGAAGTGAATCTTGCATTCTTGTATCACCGATCCGACAACCCCCGACGCCTCACTG CTGAAGGACTTCATGTCGCACATACACATGCGGGGCACGGGACTTTGCTAGGAGTGGGAGTGATTTCATGGCCAGCGACAGTCAACAGAG GGCCAATAATACCAGGCTTCAAGGTTCTTATGGATGGAGAGAAGATACCAAAATATAAACTGGAGGTTGAAGCCACTATCTGA
- the LOC103645891 gene encoding uncharacterized protein isoform X3 has product MPTMASSALRSNRSWAAYIPMEGRVRVGGARVRPCMNRVRGELVWTKLSIWFGEPRPRPDPRGDGAFVPSLTRSGRDSRTHACEPRRRLLCLHDPAAARPLLFLAHPPSPVPSSSLRTRRRRLLLALAHLRPAAERGRTAETRSRSAASSACARRPPRRLVHGGAAADEVGLQGQARCCLLSCFSRTTNITSRHLIVPTTFGSQEVNLAFLYHRSDNPRRLTAEGLHVAHTHAGHGTLLGVGVISWPATVNRGCRNMNWMQNS; this is encoded by the exons ATGCCGACGATGGCGAGTTCTGCGCTGCGATCCAATCGTTCCTGGGCAGCTTATATACCCATGGAGGGCAGAGTCCGTGTGGGAGGCGCTAGGGTCAGGCCCTGCATGAACAGAGTCCGCGGTGAACTCGTGTGGACGAAGCTATCAATTTGGTTTGGTGAGCCACGTCCCCGGCCGgatccgcggggggacggcgctttcgTCCCCAGCCTCACGAGATCGGGAAGGGATTCCCGCACCCACGCTTGTGAACCTCGCCGCCGTCTCCTCTGCCTTCATGACCCCGCCGCCGCCCGTCCCCTGCTCTTCCTCGCGCACCCACCGTCGCCTGTCCCCTCCTCTTCCTTGCGCACCCGCCGTCGCCGCCTCCTACTCGCCCTCGCGCATTTGAGGCCAGCTGCGGAACGAGGTCGGACGGCGGAGACGAGGTCGAGGTCTGCGGCCTCCTCAGCTTGCGCAAGGCGGCCTCCTCGGCGACTCGTGCACGGCGGGGCAGCTGCGGACGAGGTCGGACTGCAGGGACAAGCTCGCTGTTGCCTCCTCAGCTGCTTCTC AAGGACAACTAATATCACTTCCCGACACCTCATCGTTCCGACAACCTTCGGTTCTCAAGAAGTGAATCTTGCATTCTTGTATCACCGATCCGACAACCCCCGACGCCTCACTG CTGAAGGACTTCATGTCGCACATACACATGCGGGGCACGGGACTTTGCTAGGAGTGGGAGTGATTTCATGGCCAGCGACAGTCAACAGAG GTTGCAGGAACATGAACTGGATGCAAAACAGCTAG
- the LOC103645891 gene encoding uncharacterized protein isoform X4 has translation MPTMASSALRSNRSWAAYIPMEGRVRVGGARVRPCMNRVRGELVWTKLSIWFGEPRPRPDPRGDGAFVPSLTRSGRDSRTHACEPRRRLLCLHDPAAARPLLFLAHPPSPVPSSSLRTRRRRLLLALAHLRPAAERGRTAETRSRSAASSACARRPPRRLVHGGAAADEVGLQGQARCCLLSCFSRTTNITSRHLIVPTTFGSQEVNLAFLYHRSDNPRRLTAEGLHVAHTHAGHGTLLGVGVISWPATVNRGNAWCGL, from the exons ATGCCGACGATGGCGAGTTCTGCGCTGCGATCCAATCGTTCCTGGGCAGCTTATATACCCATGGAGGGCAGAGTCCGTGTGGGAGGCGCTAGGGTCAGGCCCTGCATGAACAGAGTCCGCGGTGAACTCGTGTGGACGAAGCTATCAATTTGGTTTGGTGAGCCACGTCCCCGGCCGgatccgcggggggacggcgctttcgTCCCCAGCCTCACGAGATCGGGAAGGGATTCCCGCACCCACGCTTGTGAACCTCGCCGCCGTCTCCTCTGCCTTCATGACCCCGCCGCCGCCCGTCCCCTGCTCTTCCTCGCGCACCCACCGTCGCCTGTCCCCTCCTCTTCCTTGCGCACCCGCCGTCGCCGCCTCCTACTCGCCCTCGCGCATTTGAGGCCAGCTGCGGAACGAGGTCGGACGGCGGAGACGAGGTCGAGGTCTGCGGCCTCCTCAGCTTGCGCAAGGCGGCCTCCTCGGCGACTCGTGCACGGCGGGGCAGCTGCGGACGAGGTCGGACTGCAGGGACAAGCTCGCTGTTGCCTCCTCAGCTGCTTCTC AAGGACAACTAATATCACTTCCCGACACCTCATCGTTCCGACAACCTTCGGTTCTCAAGAAGTGAATCTTGCATTCTTGTATCACCGATCCGACAACCCCCGACGCCTCACTG CTGAAGGACTTCATGTCGCACATACACATGCGGGGCACGGGACTTTGCTAGGAGTGGGAGTGATTTCATGGCCAGCGACAGTCAACAGAG GTAATGCATGGTGTGGATTGTGA